One Dehalococcoidia bacterium DNA segment encodes these proteins:
- a CDS encoding glycosyltransferase family 39 protein yields MALPARAERTNTRPAEPGWIERLSASPSLALLLMLGLIAFTSEGVLIVFMRRLSLKRFPNVLVSNEPVAQALGIDTRGLTWFVLVLGLLTLGYLVGYAVALRIREPRWGLAVLAVSAVFIATVIPIFPGGAQDVYHNIADARTLWVHHQDPISTPPIAHPDDPIVQQVPFWQDLTSSYGPVWYIVSGAPLPFAGNDLVENVLGQKLLVSLFLLGTLGLVYLIVRERRPQSATAAMVLLGWSPLILWEIPGNAHNDIVMMFFAVAAIYAIHRGAWQWAFPLLALGVGVKFIMALLGPILLVWLLWRRPRVDRRELLVSIGYGAVMLGLIYLPFFLASHSLANTDALRNRYISSPASLTIAFVMQYTSLSRAMDLTRALALTLYGVLYLLVLWRARGGFENLVRAAFWAILLTLAIPTWWFWPWYVIWLLPFAALTAGRKLATIGLVFASSALLVYPIYYWRNVLLNGPDWYANQFVIVGAVFGPLALYLLGSSGLHLLTVEEADGPRDERRATA; encoded by the coding sequence ATGGCGCTGCCGGCGCGGGCCGAACGCACGAACACGCGGCCGGCCGAGCCGGGCTGGATCGAACGGCTGAGCGCTTCTCCCTCCCTGGCGCTACTGCTGATGCTCGGCCTGATCGCGTTCACTTCCGAGGGCGTGCTGATCGTCTTCATGCGGCGCCTCTCGCTGAAGCGGTTTCCTAACGTCCTGGTCAGCAACGAGCCCGTGGCCCAGGCGCTCGGCATCGATACGCGCGGGCTGACCTGGTTCGTGCTGGTGCTCGGTCTGCTGACGTTGGGCTATCTGGTTGGCTACGCCGTGGCGCTGCGCATCAGGGAGCCACGCTGGGGGCTTGCGGTGCTGGCGGTCAGCGCCGTCTTCATCGCGACGGTGATCCCGATCTTCCCCGGCGGCGCTCAGGACGTGTATCACAACATCGCCGACGCGCGCACGCTGTGGGTGCACCACCAGGATCCGATCAGCACGCCGCCGATCGCGCACCCGGACGACCCGATCGTGCAGCAGGTCCCGTTCTGGCAGGATCTGACCTCGAGTTACGGGCCGGTCTGGTATATCGTCTCCGGGGCGCCGCTGCCGTTCGCCGGCAACGACCTGGTGGAGAACGTCCTCGGTCAGAAGCTCCTGGTCAGCCTGTTTCTGCTGGGCACGCTTGGCCTGGTCTACCTGATCGTACGTGAGCGCCGGCCGCAGAGCGCGACGGCGGCGATGGTGCTGCTGGGCTGGAGTCCGCTGATTCTCTGGGAGATTCCCGGCAACGCGCACAACGACATCGTGATGATGTTCTTCGCCGTGGCCGCGATCTACGCCATCCATCGCGGCGCCTGGCAGTGGGCGTTCCCGCTGCTGGCGCTGGGCGTTGGCGTCAAGTTCATCATGGCGCTGCTCGGACCAATCCTGCTGGTCTGGCTGCTGTGGCGCCGGCCGCGGGTCGATCGGCGGGAGCTGCTCGTCTCGATCGGCTACGGCGCGGTGATGCTCGGGCTGATCTATCTGCCGTTCTTCCTCGCTTCGCACAGCCTCGCCAACACGGACGCGCTGCGCAACCGCTACATCAGCTCGCCGGCGTCGCTCACCATCGCCTTTGTGATGCAGTACACCTCGCTGTCACGGGCGATGGACCTGACGCGCGCCCTGGCGCTGACGCTGTATGGCGTGCTCTATCTGCTGGTGCTCTGGCGGGCGCGCGGCGGCTTCGAAAACCTCGTGCGGGCGGCGTTCTGGGCGATCCTGCTCACTCTGGCCATACCGACCTGGTGGTTCTGGCCCTGGTATGTAATCTGGTTGCTGCCCTTCGCCGCGCTCACGGCGGGCCGCAAGCTTGCGACGATCGGCCTGGTCTTCGCCAGCTCGGCGCTGCTGGTCTACCCGATTTACTACTGGCGCAACGTGTTGCTCAACGGCCCCGACTGGTACGCCAACCAGTTCGTGATCGTCGGCGCCGTCTTCGGCCCGCTGGCGCTGTACCTGCTCGGCTCCTCCGGACTGCACCTGCTGACCGTTGAGGAAGCAGACGGGCCGCGGGACGAACGGCGAGCGACGGCTTAG
- a CDS encoding ABC transporter permease has product MAAEGAFSPAWYRPLLHFVRGKPLGTASAVVLALMVLIAVLAPLLSPFDPLVHDNAYELQGPSSQHVFGTDQYGRDVLSRIIYGARTSLYVGTGATLLGIGLAVVIGTASAYFGGAFDYAVQRVVDTVQAIPALILLITILVILGPSLTNVIIALSIRSAMVTSRVVRGSALAVLAQPFIDAGRLLGASHQRLIGRYIVPNIMAPVIVLASINFGGNILAEASLSFLGYGVPPPTASWGGMLSAEGRAYMFAAPWLLIAPTVVLTLVVFASNMFGDALRDVLDPRLRGAGNSAAT; this is encoded by the coding sequence GTGGCGGCGGAGGGCGCGTTTTCGCCGGCCTGGTATCGTCCGCTGCTCCACTTCGTGCGCGGCAAACCGCTGGGAACCGCCAGCGCGGTGGTGCTCGCCCTTATGGTTCTGATCGCCGTATTGGCGCCGCTGCTCTCTCCCTTCGACCCGCTGGTCCACGACAACGCCTACGAGCTGCAGGGACCAAGCAGCCAGCACGTGTTCGGTACCGATCAGTATGGCCGCGACGTGCTCAGCCGGATCATCTATGGCGCGCGCACCTCGCTGTATGTCGGCACCGGCGCGACACTGCTCGGAATCGGACTGGCCGTAGTGATCGGCACCGCCAGCGCGTACTTCGGCGGCGCCTTCGACTACGCGGTGCAGCGCGTGGTCGATACCGTCCAGGCGATTCCGGCGCTGATCCTGCTGATCACGATCCTGGTGATCCTCGGACCAAGCCTGACGAATGTGATCATCGCACTCTCGATCCGGTCGGCGATGGTCACGTCGCGCGTGGTGCGGGGCTCCGCGCTCGCCGTGCTGGCGCAGCCGTTCATCGACGCCGGTCGGCTGCTGGGCGCCTCACATCAGCGCCTGATCGGCCGCTACATCGTCCCGAACATCATGGCGCCGGTGATCGTCCTGGCCTCGATCAACTTCGGTGGCAACATCCTGGCCGAGGCGTCGCTTTCGTTTCTGGGCTACGGTGTGCCGCCGCCGACCGCGAGCTGGGGCGGGATGCTCAGCGCGGAGGGGCGCGCGTACATGTTCGCGGCGCCGTGGCTGCTGATCGCGCCCACCGTCGTCCTGACGCTGGTCGTCTTTGCCTCGAACATGTTCGGGGATGCGCTGAGGGATGTGCTCGACCCGCGCCTGCGCGGCGCCGGCAACAGCGCCGCCACCTGA
- a CDS encoding ABC transporter permease — MTRYIARRLLGMIPTFLVLLFLAVAMLRFIPGDIVDLMLEGQSGAHNVNRTLLEHRLGLDQSLPGQYVHYTAGVLHGDLGRSLWNQQDVAGLIAQRLPPTLEMVGLAVLISLILAVPIGTISAVRQDSVLDYALRSAAILGLSVPNFALATMVLIFPALWFHWTPPLNYKSLTADPLANLGQLIIPALILGVGLSASIVRLLRATMLEVLREDFIRTAWSKGLRERTIVLRHCARNALIPVVTLFGIQLAFLISGSVIMEQIFAVPGVGRLLLDAISQRDYPVVQGVTVIVALWVLVINLVVDVSYVYLDPRLRLA, encoded by the coding sequence GTGACGCGGTACATCGCGCGGCGACTGCTCGGCATGATCCCGACGTTTTTGGTGCTGCTCTTTCTCGCGGTGGCGATGTTGCGTTTCATTCCCGGCGACATCGTCGATCTGATGTTGGAGGGCCAGTCCGGCGCGCACAACGTCAACCGTACCCTGCTCGAGCACCGGCTCGGCCTCGACCAGTCGCTTCCGGGCCAGTACGTCCACTACACGGCGGGTGTCCTTCATGGCGACCTGGGCCGCTCGCTCTGGAACCAGCAAGATGTTGCGGGTCTGATCGCCCAGCGCCTGCCACCCACGCTGGAGATGGTCGGTCTCGCCGTACTGATTTCGCTGATTCTCGCCGTGCCCATCGGTACGATATCGGCGGTACGGCAGGACAGCGTGCTCGACTACGCACTGCGCAGCGCCGCGATCCTCGGCCTGAGTGTGCCCAATTTCGCGCTGGCGACGATGGTGCTGATCTTTCCCGCGTTGTGGTTCCACTGGACGCCGCCGCTGAACTACAAGTCGCTGACTGCCGATCCGCTGGCGAACCTGGGGCAATTGATCATTCCAGCGCTCATCCTCGGCGTCGGCCTCTCGGCATCGATCGTGCGGCTGCTGCGCGCCACGATGCTGGAAGTCCTGCGCGAGGACTTCATCCGCACGGCGTGGTCCAAGGGCCTGCGTGAACGCACGATCGTGCTGCGGCACTGCGCCCGCAACGCGCTGATACCGGTGGTCACCCTCTTCGGCATTCAACTCGCCTTCCTAATCTCCGGGTCCGTGATCATGGAGCAGATCTTCGCGGTGCCGGGGGTTGGCCGGCTGCTGCTGGATGCGATCAGTCAGCGGGACTATCCTGTGGTGCAGGGCGTGACGGTCATCGTGGCGTTGTGGGTCTTGGTCATCAACCTGGTCGTCGACGTGTCGTACGTCTACCTCGATCCACGGTTGCGGCTGGCGTGA